ATACAAGGTAATCTTTCGCCTCCTTCTTTAAACATTTTTGTCAAACGTTTTTCTACTTCGGCCCCACCACCCGGATAGTAGACTAACTCCAAGTTGGGACCTTCGGCTGCAGCTATTCCTTCATAGTAACCTAAATATCGAACGGTATGACGCTCGTCGGGGTCGGTTTGATATGCTATGCCCCTAGATCGTTTATACCGAATGAACGGGCATACATCAACGCTTTCCAGCCCTTTTTCTCTATCGGTACAATAGAGCACTGTCTCTCTTAGGTCTGTCTTTACTGGTAAGTCAGTAAGATTTTGTGGTGAGACCACAAGCTTCGTATTCATGCTTCCATGTATGCGTAGCACAGTTCCTACCATGTCTGCCAAGGCCATCTTCATGCACAGACCTTCTTCTTTCTGATTTGAGACCTGTTCAGTTGCAGCACGGCATGAGAAGTTGACTGCTCGTCGTGGAGCCATTTTCTATTATGAAGTCAACGAGCAATACGTtagtaatgaatatatatataacaatcatTAGTATGATTACAGTAAACTAATTAAATGAAACTAAACTTGAAAATAAGTGAAATGTTATGCGAGGACAAGTATAATTCACCCATTGTTGATTTGATCTAGTAGTTACAATTACTAGGTCTATAAATAAGCAGTTAATGTAAGATTATATAGATGTTTATTAGATTTTGTTTTTTAAAACAGtaacaaaagaaaagaagaaagaaagaaagaaaagaaaaaaaaacaaaaaaaggcTAGAGTGTATTGGTAAGCAAAACAAGAAAAACAATCTATTCTACTCCTTTAAACCTCTAACTTAATGACATCATTAAATAAGAATTTTCCttctttaaaaaaaatcaaaaaataaaagaaaaaaggaGAAGGCATCTGCATGATGTCATAACAGAATTATTTTACAATTAAATTTAAATGTTATGAAttatttaactaatataaatttaaatactgAAATTGATTTTTTTTAGGCACGCGTGACTAATTAAAATACAGACTTTTTTTTGAGACTAGCAACATTGCAGACACCTCTCCACCACCACCACACGCCTCTTTCTCCAAACCTTGAAACCATTTTGATTTTGAATTTGAATTTTAAATCTCTCATCCACCTCTATAATATCAGTCATCATAATCGAGCATTCATCATAATCTTTCATTTTGAGCAGATGAAGTTAAACCCAATCAAGGTATAATTGTTAAGTTTCAACTTCATCCTTCATCAACCACCACCGTTGCCGCCACTACGCCGCCACCGCCGAGACCACCGCCACCGCGACCGAGACCACCGCCACCGCGACCACCTCCACCGCGACCGCCACCGTTAGATCTCTTTATATAAAGGTTCGATTTTTACGATTATTGATTGTTTATATTGATTATTTGATTTGTTTCACATGGGTTTTTATTTTGTATTTCTTGATTGATGGATGTATACTTGAGGCTTTTCTGTTGAAGATATGAAGATGAATTTTTATTTTGTAGGATTTTTGGCAATATATGGTAAGGATGTTCCAAATAATACAAGTTACACTTGACCTTTTTCTGTTGAATTTGATCTTGATTTTTGATGATGGTTTTTATATAGGAcacatgaagatatgaagatggaTAACAAGCTTGAATGGAGGTTTTGTTATTTGTTTTATGTATACTATTTAGAATGTTATTTGATCTTAATCAAGTGTTTGACGTAATGTCCCAGTGAACCTAATTTTGACCCTGTTGTAAAATCCACCTAAATTGAAGCTGCAATGAAGTTATAAAAAACACTATGAATTTATTCTTTTCTAATCGTCACCCAAGGTAATTTATTCTTTTCTAATCAGTTCACTGTGGATTTTGAACATTTATTTTGTTGTTCTTAGGAGTTTTCTTAACATAATTTTCATCTACTATTTCTATTTGTATTTTATGATGCATGTTTTGTTCCTACATAAGACGAGACACATACAGGTTGTAACTTAGATCATCTTCACACAAAGCATTGAAATGAATCTATTCAATTGATGTATCGTTTCCATTATTTGTGAATCAAAATATGGTGTTTGTCATAAATTTCTGATTTAAGTTTTTTGATATTTTTCTTTATGTACAGGAAAAAGATTCAAGGTTTTTTGTTTTCTTATCAACTTTGGATTTGAAAGTGGAAGAAGGCTAATAATCTGAATCGAATTGAATTTTAGTTGGTGCTATTAAATTCTATTCTATCTCACCTCAAATACTTTGGGCTTTATGGATCTTATGGAGTAATTAATTGTATGTACAGATCTCATACTTGGCTTAATGAGCTTCTTATGTTATATGCAACTATATTTTCTTCTTTTTTTATTATAGTATTTCTTTTGAACTTTCTGACTATTATAGTGTTTATGTGATTTTTTTTAGGAGGATGTCAAGGCTACTCCATCTGGTGAAATGGTTTTTGGGCTGAAAATTGTATTTTGACTCTTAGATAATGGGTTATTTAATATTTAAATTGGTATTTTTTTTGGGTCAGATTGACTGCAAAGTTGCTGGTTTATGGACTTAAATCAAGTTAATATCAAGGGTGATTGGGGTAATGTTGGTTTGGCTAACCCAAATGGGTCTTGAATGGTTTTTTAATGATTGTTCAAGTGGGTTGTCTTTTTGTCAAACGGGTCACTAAGAAAATATTTAATAACAGGTAAATGGTTTTAAACAACCCGTGATTGTTGCTTAATTGATGCTTATTGGTATAGCTATAAAGGAGAGTAAGGTGTGAATGTAATTGTAATGATATTGGCTTGGTTAATTGATGTTGGCTTATAAAATGGTGTCTAGGACTGATTTTTACTACCAAGTGAGAGTCAATTTTGTTAATGTTGATCTATATAGCAAAACTTTAGTAAATGGGCATCGAGAACACATCTTTTATCCTATTATCTTTTTAATTCTTTGATCTTAATAGTGAAAGCTGAAGCAGAGAGATAGTGAATAAGCGAGAAAAAGAAGGAAGATGAAGGCGTTTGGTAAGTCTCGTGTGGGTCCCAACAGCAGTGTTCCAAAGTGTCCCAAGTTCTGAAGGTAAAATCTCATTAGTTTTGTATTTTTGCATTTTAAACTTCAATTTCTAACTATGTTTTGTATTTTGAAGTTGAAAACGCTGCATTTTTTGGCAATCtgtttgattttagtttattcttaACAACACTTGCAGATGAAATAAGGAATAAGGAGTTAGATCATGTGAAGCATTTTGATAAACTTAGTTGGTAAGGACTTAGTTGCCGGATTTTGATGAAGTTTTAATTTTGCTTCCATATAATTGCTTTACTATCAGGCACACATTTGGCGGGTCCACTCAATGAAGTTTCAATTAGTAAGTTTTTTTTGTTTAAGGAGATTCAATTCAGTATTTGTTGTTTAGTTGATTGTTTTATATAGCATTTATTTTGttaataaaaattgttattttgttgaaaagattgaaatggaatATTCAAAAACTATTAGTACATTGTTGGAGACTTTTGACCCATTTGAGCAATATGAACCATTTATATGTTTTGTCAGTAAATGAAATACCAAGTGTACCATAAATTAGGATAAGCAAAGGTTATTTCATATAGATGGGAATGTTAGTTGGGCAATTGGTTTTATATTTGAAGACTATAATGATAAAGATTAGGACTAATCATGAACATTTTTCAGGGGATAATGATCAAGACCTTTTGCAGTTCATGAATCTGGACGTTCGCTTTAAAGACTGTGCATTTCAAATATGATATCGTAAGTTGATTGCTTCATTTATATATCTCAAAATTTTTTACAGTAATTCTATTTATTCTCTTTTTATATGATTTTGGATTTATATTTTGAGTTTGAAATTTTATTAATGTATTTCTGTGGTATATGGTTTCAAGAAATACCACTGATAGGCTGGTAGTTGAATGAATTTGAACATGTTGAGAGTTAGGGAAAAAGTCATACATATTGTGTCTTTGATCACTTTTTTGACTGATTAATATGTGCTAAATTGTTGATGTAGTATCTATACCTACTATGTTCAAAATGTAAGTACTCACTGATAAAAATTTCTTATGTAGTTTTGTTAGCAATAGTTTGGTAATTTCCAGGAGCATGGTAGTGAGTCTTCTTCGATAATTTAGTTGGTGTATTTTGCAGCAATTTCTAGGGCCAAATTCCAGGAGCATGTTTTTCTTTAGTTATCTACATATCAAGTCACTACTCGAAGCAAATAACATGTTTTGCAGGAAATTTCAGGAATCAGGTTTGCGTTTTGGATTTTTGTTCACTCAACCAACTGTACTTTGAGGTTGGATTCAGAGCAGATTATGGATATATAAGTTGACAAGTCTGATAGGAATACATTAATGTTAAAGTAGTTTAGTAAATAATGTAGTGCATCGAGTGGTAGGACCTTATTTTGACATTCATTTATTATACAATCATATAGAGTCATGTTTAAATAACCATCTTCAACTAAAAGTTATCATTCAAATATTTTTTCCTTTAAAACCCCGTGTTACCACGGGTCCTTGAACTAGTATAATCAAAAGCAACTAGCTTCTTTCATTACTATTAGATAGCTATTATATAGCTTCACAACGTCTGCATTTTAATAGCATATCACTCCCACTCCTCAATAGTCAGTCAAATTAAAACCAATTCTACTTGGATAAACAATTATCTTCCAAAATGAAACCCTAA
The window above is part of the Rutidosis leptorrhynchoides isolate AG116_Rl617_1_P2 chromosome 1, CSIRO_AGI_Rlap_v1, whole genome shotgun sequence genome. Proteins encoded here:
- the LOC139874355 gene encoding uncharacterized protein, which gives rise to MAPRRAVNFSCRAATEQVSNQKEEGLCMKMALADMVGTVLRIHGSMNTKLVVSPQNLTDLPVKTDLRETVLYCTDREKGLESVDVCPFIRYKRSRGIAYQTDPDERHTVRYLGYYEGIAAAEGPNLELVYYPGGGAEVEKRLTKMFKEGGERLPCIGVLRLGELVNPEIAKEFANVGTSPFHHPRLPNNEDDAVKTYGEQHAVVIVGIDTRPTDPNERWCEIKNTHGEKWGDGGFSRVGFDVFEYVLIPRMRVVSTRHRHDS